A genome region from Dickeya dadantii NCPPB 898 includes the following:
- the dprA gene encoding DNA-protecting protein DprA — protein sequence MTDMEIWLRLASVKGLGAKRCAALFGQLQAENSYPAEYLKSLGLTENQTEQFLTLSVLDIQNTAHWLEKPEHHLVTFNSADYPPLLSNIVSPPLCLYVAGDVGVLSSPQVAVIGSRNNSAYGEQWGHVFSQQLSLNHLTITSGLAVGIDGIAHQAALQAGGKTIAVLGSGLNQLYPRRHLTLADAIVQQGGALVSEFPLNTRPLPVNFPRRNRIISGLSLGVLVVEASMRSGSLVTARYALEQNREVFALPGPIGNPMTEGNHWLIQQGASLVTQPQDIFEQLHNGLRWFADIPGEGIPEIICATEGELELPFADVLATVGDEVTPVDVVAERAGQPVPEVVSKLLDLELAGWIAAVPGGYVRIRRAGHVRRTHVLV from the coding sequence ATGACGGATATGGAAATCTGGTTGCGTCTGGCGTCGGTTAAAGGCCTCGGCGCCAAACGATGCGCGGCACTGTTCGGTCAATTGCAGGCCGAAAATTCGTATCCGGCGGAATATCTGAAATCGCTGGGCCTGACGGAAAATCAGACCGAACAGTTTCTCACTCTGAGCGTTCTGGATATCCAGAATACAGCGCACTGGCTGGAAAAGCCGGAGCATCACCTGGTGACATTCAACAGCGCCGATTATCCCCCTTTGCTCAGTAACATCGTTTCTCCCCCGCTATGTTTGTATGTCGCGGGAGATGTGGGCGTACTGTCATCTCCGCAGGTCGCGGTGATTGGCAGTCGCAACAATAGCGCCTACGGCGAACAGTGGGGGCATGTCTTCAGCCAGCAACTTAGCCTGAATCATCTGACCATAACCAGCGGATTAGCCGTGGGGATTGATGGTATTGCCCATCAGGCCGCTCTGCAGGCAGGTGGGAAAACCATTGCGGTATTGGGGAGCGGATTAAACCAGCTTTATCCACGCCGGCATCTGACGCTGGCGGATGCTATTGTGCAGCAGGGTGGGGCGCTGGTGTCAGAGTTTCCCCTGAATACCCGGCCGTTGCCGGTGAATTTTCCACGCCGCAATCGCATCATCAGCGGATTAAGTCTGGGAGTTCTGGTAGTGGAAGCATCAATGCGTAGCGGTTCGCTGGTGACGGCGCGTTATGCATTGGAGCAAAATCGTGAGGTATTCGCTCTGCCCGGTCCGATCGGGAATCCGATGACGGAAGGTAACCATTGGTTGATACAGCAAGGGGCCAGCCTGGTTACCCAGCCTCAGGACATTTTTGAACAACTCCATAATGGACTGCGCTGGTTTGCCGATATTCCTGGTGAGGGCATTCCGGAAATTATTTGTGCGACGGAAGGTGAACTGGAATTGCCATTTGCTGATGTGTTGGCTACCGTAGGAGATGAGGTTACACCTGTTGACGTTGTCGCTGAACGTGCCGGCCAACCTGTGCCAGAGGTGGTGAGTAAGTTACTGGATCTGGAGTTAGCAGGGTGGATCGCAGCTGTACCCGGCGGCTATGTCCGTATAAGGAGGGCAGGCCATGTTCGACGTACTCATGTACTTGTTTGA